The following proteins are encoded in a genomic region of Zea mays cultivar B73 chromosome 9, Zm-B73-REFERENCE-NAM-5.0, whole genome shotgun sequence:
- the LOC103638036 gene encoding regulator of nonsense transcripts 1 homolog: MCKKAAHAELAQSLFERLVILGVKPFRLQVQYRMHPCLSEFPSNCFYEGTLQNGVTVNERQSSGIDFPWLVPNRPMFFYVQMGQEEISASGTSYLNRTEAANVEKIVTTFLRSGVVPSQIGVITPYEGQRAYIVNYMSRNGSLRQQLYKEIKVDHKIYKNLVLIYIIEGCLLKFYTSCRSLV; this comes from the exons ATGTGCAAAAAAGCAGCCCATGCAGAATTAGCACAATCTCTCTTTGAACGCCTTGTTATCCTTGGAGTGAAGCCATTCAGGCTACAG GTCCAGTATAGAATGCATCCATGCCTCTCAGAGTTTCCATCCAACTGCTTTTATGAAGGCACACTGCAAAATGGAGTGACTGTTAATGAGAGGCAATCGTCTGGAATTGATTTTCCTTGGCTTGTTCCAAATCGCCCAATGTTCTTCTATGTGCAG ATGGGACAAGAAGAAATCAGTGCTAGTGGGACATCGTATCTCAATAGAACTGAAGCTGCAAATGTTGAAAAAATTGTAACAACTTTTTTAAGAAGTGGTGTTGTACCAAGCCAG ATCGGAGTTATCACACCTTATGAAGGGCAAAGGGCATACATTGTAAATTACATGTCAAGGAATGGCTCTCTTCGCCAACAACTTTACAAGGAAATCAAGGTCGACCATAAAATTTATAAAAACCTAGTTTTAATCTATATTATAGAAGGTTGCTTGCTTAAGTTTTATACCTCTTGCAGGTCGCTAGTGTAG